A part of Vicia villosa cultivar HV-30 ecotype Madison, WI unplaced genomic scaffold, Vvil1.0 ctg.001509F_1_1, whole genome shotgun sequence genomic DNA contains:
- the LOC131635554 gene encoding uncharacterized protein LOC131635554, translating to MVDMSDLKDGALREINMDESVFGIEFKSHITIDDLEEIFRHDQLGVGNMHSYIRLLYDRVLRGTALSNRFRFVSSAHCSGMTIASEPKSFRQCIRMTTFLRGNKYLKIALQGVKPSTTSHQKFQIYTCIMKG from the exons atggttgatatgtccgatttgaaggatggtgctttacgtgaaatcaatatggatgaaagtgtcttcggtattgaattcaagtcacatattacaattgatgacttggaagagatttttaggcatgatcaactaggcgtcggtaatatgcactcatacatccg gttgttgtatgacagagtgttgcgcgggactgcattgtctaacagattccgtttcgtgtcttccgcccattgcagcggaatgacaattgcttcggaaccgaaATCATTTAGACA GTGCATTAGAATGACCACTTTTTTGCGAGGGAATAAGTACCTTAAAATAGCATTGCAAGGAGTTAAGCCCTCGACAACCTCgcatcaaaagtttcaaatataCACATGCATTATGAAGGGTTAA
- the LOC131635559 gene encoding uncharacterized protein LOC131635559, whose product MYMRDKCNTSSVKETSDKASINYQRKFPEGISSCQLYLSSPNYRLVGKGKVHNTLGDLLHHRPLPDGHLKVSVDVVLDNDAMLPVPDMVSETTLLRDAIGSFVAWPSELITISDEVY is encoded by the exons atgtatatgagagataagtgcaacacttcatcggtgaaagaaactagtgataaggctagtatcaactatcaaaggaaatttcccgag ggcatttcatcttgccaactatacttatcgtcaccgaattatcgactagttggcaagggaaaagtgcacaacactttgggagatttacttcaccatagaccgctcccggatggacacctgaaagtatcggtggatgttgtattagataatgatgcgatgctaccggtacctgacatggtctcagagacgacattgctgcgagatgcaataggatcatttgttgcatggccctcggagctcattaccattagtgatgaggtatattga
- the LOC131635547 gene encoding telomere repeat-binding factor 1-like, producing the protein MGAPKQKWTSEEESALKAGVVKHGVGKWRTILKDPEFNCVLFLRSNVDLKDKWRNLSVMANGWTSREKSKVAIKRVHHHGSRHDENSLAVIPASPSDDDIVDVKPLQVSRDMLQIPGPKRSIERFRLDNLIMEAISSLNELGGSNKTTIASFILDHYYPPADFKNLLSAKLKYLASSGKLIKVKRRYRIAPTHSDRGRHQPMLLLEGRQKGSMKFEIDDSNMPSQSEIDYELEKLRSMSAEEAAAVAARAVAEAEAAIAEAEEATKEAEAAEADADVAQAFADAAMKSVKVKKSTPKTTIPA; encoded by the exons ATGGGTGCTCCTAAGCAGAAATGGACATCAGAAGAGGAATCGGCACTCAAAGCTGGAGTTGTCAAGCATGGGGTGGGTAAATGGCGTACAATACTTAAGGATCCTGAGTTTAATTGTGTCTTGTTTCTGCGCTCAAATGTCGATCTTAAG GATAAATGGAGAAATTTAAGTGTGATGGCAAATGGATGGACCTCTAGGGAGAAGTCTAAGGTTGCAATCAAAAGGGTGCATCATCATGGATCAAGACACGATGAAAACTCTCTCGCTGTCATTCCTGCTAGTCCAAGTGATGATGATATCGTTGATGTTAAGCCTCTTCAGGTTTCAAGGGATATGCTCCAGATTCCTGGTCCGAAAAGGTCTATTGAAAG ATTCAGATTGGATAACCTTATCATGGAAGCTATATCTAGCTTGAATGAGCTTGGTGGTTCTAACAAAACAACAATTGCGTCTTTCATATTG GACCATTATTACCCACCGGCAGACTTCAAAAATTTACTGTCAGCAAAACTGAAGTATCTTGCATCTAGTGGAAAGCTGATCAAG GTTAAACGTAGGTATAGGATTGCACCTACCCATTCTGACAGAGGAAGACACCAACCCATGTTATTATTGGAAGGGAGGCAAAAAGGCTCTATGAAATTTGAGATTGATGACAGCAATATGCCTTCACAGTCTGAGATAGATTATGAGTTAGAAAAGCTAAGGTCCATGTCTGCAGAAGAGGCAGCTGCAGTTGCTGCTCGAGCAGTTGCTGAAGCGGAAGCCGCCATAGCGGAAGCTGAAGAGGCAACAAAGGAGGCAGAGGCTGCAGAGGCAGATGCAGATGTAGCGCAAGCTTTTGCAGATGCTGCAATGAAATCAGTGAAGGTGAAGAAGAGCACCCCAAAGACG ACGATCCCTGCTTGA